In Wolinella succinogenes DSM 1740, a single genomic region encodes these proteins:
- the flhB gene encoding flagellar biosynthesis protein FlhB, giving the protein MADEEEKTEEPSGKKIEKAREDGNVPKSPEVVVFFGLLVGLILIYVLFTYWVDGTGRVFHQVTPYFHEEIGRKDAISLAISIALEYFLLVIPLFIALMIIGVAGNVSQFGFLLSSKAIEPKFSKLNPITGLKNLFSLKKLLDGTLLTVKVLTAFGIGFWVFLSFIGELTTVSLFPLFDQMRWFKDKALILAAILLLFFFVMASIDFAIKRYQYFKSLRMTKQEVKDEYKQMEGNPEIKRKIRQLMMQAAMKRMMQQLPTADVVITNPTHYAVALRYNTQKERAPRVIAKGVDFMAIRIKEIAREHEIQIVENKTLARELYKNADVDKEIPETLFQAVAEVLAYVYKLNKKKN; this is encoded by the coding sequence ATGGCGGACGAAGAAGAGAAGACCGAAGAACCTAGTGGGAAAAAGATCGAGAAAGCCCGCGAGGATGGCAATGTCCCCAAAAGCCCTGAAGTGGTGGTCTTTTTTGGCCTTTTAGTAGGACTAATCCTCATCTATGTGCTCTTCACCTATTGGGTGGATGGCACAGGCAGGGTCTTTCATCAGGTCACCCCCTATTTTCATGAGGAGATAGGCCGAAAAGATGCCATCTCTCTTGCGATCTCTATCGCTTTAGAATATTTTTTACTCGTGATTCCCCTCTTTATCGCTCTGATGATCATTGGAGTGGCGGGCAATGTGAGCCAGTTTGGATTCCTTCTTAGCTCCAAAGCGATCGAGCCCAAATTCTCCAAACTCAACCCCATTACGGGGCTCAAAAATCTTTTTTCGCTGAAAAAACTACTCGATGGCACACTCCTCACCGTCAAGGTGCTCACAGCCTTTGGGATTGGCTTTTGGGTCTTTCTCTCCTTTATTGGGGAGCTCACCACCGTCTCGCTCTTCCCTCTCTTTGATCAGATGCGGTGGTTTAAGGATAAAGCGCTCATTCTAGCGGCGATTCTCCTGCTCTTCTTTTTTGTGATGGCCTCCATCGACTTTGCCATTAAGCGTTATCAATACTTCAAAAGCCTCCGCATGACCAAGCAGGAGGTGAAGGATGAGTACAAACAGATGGAGGGGAATCCTGAAATCAAGCGCAAGATTCGCCAGCTCATGATGCAAGCGGCAATGAAGCGCATGATGCAGCAGCTCCCTACCGCTGATGTGGTCATCACCAACCCCACCCACTACGCCGTGGCACTCCGCTACAACACCCAAAAAGAGCGCGCTCCAAGGGTTATCGCCAAAGGGGTGGACTTCATGGCGATTCGAATCAAAGAGATTGCCAGAGAGCATGAGATACAGATCGTGGAGAACAAAACTCTCGCCAGAGAACTCTACAAAAACGCCGATGTGGACAAGGAGATTCCTGAGACACTCTTTCAAGCCGTCGCTGAAGTGCTCGCCTATGTTTATAAACTCAACAAGAAGAAAAACTAG
- a CDS encoding DHH family phosphoesterase → MDYAQVWERILSFKKIVIITHQKPDGDAIGSALAMHHRLTRLGKKSYLFNLDASRIPLELRFLRESQNFSDKVPANADAWIFLDCANPARTGAPWEEERPWVLNIDHHESNSRFGDVNIVDSSKVATGVVLASFLKAQDRLNKPESEAIYAAILTDSNFFKNDRIDAELFRLCGDLMESGVEPAKINDSLTRSEPLAKIRLLERILSRLALHHDATLASSYLLEEDFQSLGGGVHMLEGMADYPLSLSTVRMGIFAYEIAPKRFKVSLRSQAPHPCNDIAAKLGGGGHPYAAGYISSHSTLEKTLQEALDLCKERLS, encoded by the coding sequence TTGGATTACGCTCAAGTTTGGGAGAGGATTCTATCCTTCAAAAAGATCGTTATCATCACTCACCAAAAGCCCGATGGGGATGCCATTGGCAGTGCCCTCGCGATGCATCATCGTCTCACTCGATTAGGCAAAAAGAGCTATCTTTTCAATCTTGATGCTTCGAGGATTCCTCTAGAGCTTCGATTTTTAAGAGAATCGCAGAATTTCAGCGACAAGGTGCCCGCCAATGCCGATGCGTGGATTTTCCTTGATTGCGCCAATCCAGCGCGCACGGGTGCACCTTGGGAAGAGGAGCGTCCATGGGTGCTCAACATTGATCACCACGAGAGCAACTCACGCTTTGGGGATGTCAATATTGTCGATTCTTCCAAGGTCGCCACAGGCGTCGTCCTTGCCTCTTTTTTAAAGGCTCAAGATAGGCTCAATAAGCCCGAATCTGAGGCCATCTACGCCGCTATTTTGACCGATTCAAACTTCTTCAAAAACGATCGAATCGATGCGGAGCTCTTCAGGCTCTGTGGCGACTTGATGGAATCAGGCGTTGAGCCTGCCAAGATCAATGACTCGCTCACACGCTCAGAGCCCCTAGCCAAAATCCGCTTGCTAGAGCGAATCCTCTCGCGCCTTGCGCTTCACCATGACGCGACACTTGCCTCTAGCTACCTGCTAGAGGAGGATTTCCAAAGTTTAGGCGGAGGCGTTCACATGCTAGAGGGAATGGCTGACTACCCCCTCTCCCTCTCCACGGTTCGCATGGGCATTTTTGCCTACGAGATTGCCCCCAAGCGCTTCAAAGTCTCACTAAGAAGCCAAGCTCCCCACCCTTGCAACGACATTGCCGCCAAGCTTGGCGGGGGCGGACACCCCTATGCCGCAGGCTATATCTCCTCTCACTCCACCCTAGAAAAGACCCTGCAAGAGGCGCTTGACCTCTGCAAAGAAAGGCTATCATGA